A genomic region of Bernardetia sp. ABR2-2B contains the following coding sequences:
- a CDS encoding gliding motility-associated C-terminal domain-containing protein, which yields MKNLIYTILSSFQKRIVFLSFLFTLLFLVNFSSFATHIVGGELEFVHVRGDVYRVGMVKYFDAVNGNPGAIGNSATIGIFSKRDNRLLLQLEIPLVSDNPVPYTDPDCAVGTLLIRRIYYAQEITLNRSDFAEQEGYYMVWERCCRNNIISNIIAPQNAGLTMYLEFPALLDPIGRPFINSEPQIFPPLSDYVCVNQPFFFDFSGQDPDGDELRYRLTVPINGNSTFNDPRPPIPSSAPYQLVEFVPGISLTNVVPGSIPLQIDQDGILSLTASQTGLFVFAIVVEEYRNGRKIGEVRRDYQLLVIDCPTATKPNIAFQANAEPSRYVEGTTIILDQNEDKCGNLFVTDSDENTVITAQVKPINFTDADGILLQNGGNISGQGDELSLNVCFPECPLNPNDPNEPYIMDFIVLDNSCAVPLLDTIRVNVLVRNPPNEPPTFVADATFDPATNCYIKEVVVGEQLTINTTADDANGDPLNITVTGLPAGASFTGATQGNPVLRGQVLWRPNCSVLPSNETEQTFDVSFTTTDTRKCDNSESVQTCLKIKVLADTTENIASSITAGLVFDATANQYIYNSVFVGEVIDFNTDVIDIDNDSVSVEFTPDNFTLNGRSITYSPLEGVGGINSNFLWQTTCDDLENPLSPQTFIMNFKVTDYDACGNADSTDQIAVRVVLLPRPNIAPTIRASLVYDSTMMAYCDTLTLGEAYRFTLTGDDENGDSIQVTGNGIGFSFAEYQMQFAPVEGRPILTTDFVWNTECDQTNIPIGEPINLKFKVNDFNECENPLEEEIDVKLVVLPPDPNNTAPEVRPEITTFDTNEEVFVDTVFVGDAISFDVLGLDAQNDSVLLYAQGVDFELSDFDMTFPEVSGFAPVESTFNWQTLCEYLGTNPVANPRREFLIDFISRDFNECQESLGDTVRVKLILLYERNPNREPEISANLTFDAAQDLYVRSVRVDEFVRFDVIGEDVDNSSLSLVGNGIGFDFADLNMNFENVFGLPTLTSEFTWQPSCSNLGFQNADTSYFAEFIITDIANCDIIYTDTIKVRFDLTIDSQNTPPTLELQNIDSVSTSNPDECVVRVGIGQELIIPSLANDVDGDRLSLSARGVGFVLSDLGMQYENKQGFPVLESNFSWTPECDILEGEFSKEFKVIFTASDTTRCGLRASTPKTLVIIVEDASVNLDFTPANVFTPNSDGINDTFYIPNLPEDDCNDQFQGVEIYNRWGTLLFESTDRNFEWDGGNASSGQYYFLIKYRNKTYKNWLTILRD from the coding sequence TTGAAAAATTTAATTTATACTATCTTATCCTCATTCCAAAAGCGAATTGTTTTTCTGTCGTTTTTATTTACTTTATTATTTTTAGTAAATTTTTCATCTTTTGCTACACACATTGTAGGAGGAGAGCTAGAATTTGTACACGTTAGGGGAGATGTGTACCGTGTCGGAATGGTAAAATATTTTGATGCTGTAAATGGAAACCCAGGGGCAATTGGAAATTCTGCTACGATAGGAATTTTTTCTAAAAGAGATAATCGGTTACTGCTTCAATTAGAAATTCCTCTCGTTTCTGATAATCCTGTTCCTTATACCGACCCTGATTGTGCTGTTGGTACTCTTTTGATTCGTCGAATTTATTATGCTCAAGAAATTACACTTAATAGAAGTGATTTTGCTGAACAAGAGGGGTATTATATGGTTTGGGAGCGTTGTTGTAGAAATAATATTATTAGTAATATAATAGCTCCTCAAAATGCAGGACTTACTATGTATTTAGAATTTCCAGCTTTGTTAGACCCCATAGGAAGACCATTTATTAATTCTGAGCCTCAAATTTTCCCACCACTTAGTGATTATGTGTGTGTCAATCAGCCTTTCTTTTTTGACTTTAGTGGGCAAGACCCAGATGGAGATGAGCTGCGTTATCGTCTTACTGTTCCGATAAATGGAAATAGTACGTTTAATGACCCACGCCCTCCAATACCAAGTTCTGCTCCTTATCAATTGGTGGAGTTTGTACCAGGGATAAGCTTAACTAATGTAGTACCAGGAAGTATTCCATTGCAAATAGACCAAGATGGAATCTTATCTCTTACAGCATCTCAAACAGGACTTTTTGTCTTTGCTATTGTAGTAGAAGAATATAGAAATGGTAGAAAAATAGGAGAAGTAAGACGAGATTATCAACTTTTAGTAATTGATTGTCCGACAGCTACAAAACCAAATATAGCCTTTCAAGCTAACGCAGAACCTAGCCGTTATGTAGAAGGAACTACAATTATTCTTGACCAAAATGAGGATAAATGTGGAAATTTATTTGTTACAGATTCAGATGAGAATACTGTAATTACAGCACAGGTAAAACCTATTAATTTTACAGATGCAGATGGAATTTTACTTCAAAATGGAGGTAATATTAGTGGGCAAGGTGATGAACTTTCATTAAATGTTTGTTTTCCTGAATGTCCTCTCAATCCAAATGACCCTAATGAACCGTATATAATGGATTTTATTGTATTGGACAATAGTTGTGCTGTTCCTCTTTTGGATACAATAAGAGTAAATGTACTTGTCCGAAATCCTCCAAACGAGCCTCCTACTTTTGTTGCTGATGCGACCTTCGATCCAGCCACAAATTGCTACATAAAAGAAGTAGTAGTAGGAGAACAACTAACAATCAATACAACTGCTGATGATGCAAATGGCGACCCTCTAAATATAACTGTTACAGGGTTACCAGCAGGAGCTAGTTTTACAGGAGCAACACAAGGAAATCCTGTTTTGAGAGGGCAAGTTCTTTGGAGACCTAACTGTTCTGTTTTACCTTCTAACGAGACTGAACAAACCTTTGATGTTAGTTTCACAACAACAGACACGAGAAAATGTGATAACTCTGAAAGTGTACAGACTTGTTTGAAAATCAAAGTTTTGGCTGATACTACTGAAAATATTGCATCTAGCATTACAGCAGGTCTTGTCTTTGATGCTACTGCTAATCAATATATTTATAATAGTGTGTTTGTAGGAGAAGTAATAGACTTCAATACAGATGTTATTGACATAGATAACGATAGTGTAAGTGTAGAGTTTACTCCTGACAACTTTACTCTTAATGGAAGAAGTATTACTTATTCGCCACTAGAGGGAGTTGGAGGTATAAATTCTAATTTCTTATGGCAAACAACTTGTGATGATTTAGAAAATCCTCTTAGTCCTCAAACTTTTATCATGAATTTTAAGGTAACAGATTATGATGCATGTGGAAATGCTGATTCGACAGACCAAATTGCAGTACGTGTTGTTTTGCTTCCTCGCCCAAATATAGCACCTACTATTCGTGCTTCACTTGTATATGATTCGACAATGATGGCATATTGTGATACACTTACGTTGGGAGAAGCTTATCGTTTTACACTCACAGGAGATGATGAAAATGGCGACAGTATTCAGGTTACAGGAAATGGAATAGGATTTTCTTTTGCTGAATATCAAATGCAATTTGCGCCAGTAGAAGGCAGACCAATTCTAACAACTGATTTTGTATGGAACACAGAATGTGACCAAACAAATATTCCAATTGGAGAACCAATAAATCTGAAATTCAAAGTAAATGATTTTAATGAATGTGAAAATCCATTAGAAGAAGAAATTGATGTAAAATTAGTTGTGCTTCCTCCAGACCCAAATAATACAGCACCAGAAGTAAGACCAGAAATAACTACCTTCGATACAAATGAAGAAGTTTTTGTAGATACCGTTTTTGTAGGCGATGCCATTTCGTTTGATGTTTTAGGGCTTGATGCTCAAAATGATAGTGTTCTTTTATATGCACAAGGAGTAGATTTTGAGCTTTCTGACTTTGATATGACTTTTCCTGAAGTGAGTGGTTTTGCTCCTGTTGAAAGTACATTTAATTGGCAAACTTTGTGTGAATATTTGGGAACTAATCCAGTTGCAAACCCTAGAAGAGAGTTTTTGATTGATTTTATCAGTAGAGATTTTAATGAATGTCAAGAATCTTTGGGGGATACAGTTAGAGTAAAATTGATTTTATTGTATGAAAGAAATCCAAATCGTGAACCTGAAATATCTGCAAACCTTACTTTTGATGCTGCACAAGATTTGTATGTTCGTTCTGTCCGTGTAGATGAGTTCGTTCGTTTTGATGTAATAGGAGAAGATGTAGATAATAGTTCACTTTCTTTGGTGGGAAATGGAATAGGATTTGATTTTGCAGATTTGAATATGAATTTTGAAAATGTATTTGGTTTACCTACTCTCACAAGCGAGTTTACGTGGCAGCCTTCGTGTTCGAATCTTGGTTTTCAGAATGCAGATACTTCGTATTTTGCTGAATTTATTATTACAGATATTGCCAACTGTGATATTATTTATACCGATACAATAAAAGTTCGTTTTGATTTGACCATTGATTCACAAAATACACCTCCTACTTTAGAGCTTCAAAATATAGATTCTGTTTCTACTTCTAATCCAGATGAGTGTGTTGTTCGTGTAGGGATTGGACAAGAATTAATTATTCCGTCACTTGCTAATGATGTAGATGGTGATAGACTTTCACTTTCTGCTCGTGGTGTTGGTTTTGTCCTTTCAGATTTGGGAATGCAATATGAAAACAAACAAGGTTTTCCTGTTCTTGAAAGTAATTTTTCTTGGACTCCAGAGTGTGATATTTTGGAAGGAGAATTTAGTAAAGAGTTCAAAGTAATTTTTACGGCTTCGGATACTACTCGTTGTGGGCTTCGTGCTTCTACACCAAAAACACTTGTTATCATTGTAGAAGATGCTTCTGTAAATCTTGATTTTACACCTGCCAACGTATTTACTCCAAACAGTGATGGTATAAATGATACTTTCTACATTCCAAACCTTCCAGAAGATGATTGTAATGACCAGTTTCAAGGTGTAGAAATTTATAACCGTTGGGGAACATTGCTCTTCGAAAGTACAGACCGTAACTTTGAATGGGATGGAGGTAATGCTTCATCTGGTCAGTATTATTTCCTAATCAAATACAGAAATAAAACATACAAAAACTGGCTTACGATTTTGAGAGATTAA
- a CDS encoding IS4 family transposase, whose translation MAKAKYASSGKVTKLVSVLSSHLKGFHLARVQFIGLFVIAVIKVGLGGLIQIATAFERNVEYSSSLRRIERFLNYYELDFQAITNLIISLEGIEQWENIVLCLDRTNWKVGKEHINILLLSAAHKGVSIPLCWSVLSRTGNSATQQRIDLIEDFLNQFPNLSITALVADREFIGKKWFFYLATKKFDFVMRIKSNFKATRKGKTKSIVAWCRGLSISETYQLDGTFVVNEAEVYLSVSRTQKGYIYLASPVLLDNIFEIYKQRWEIETLFKALKSQGFNLENTKLTEPNKIAKLIALCSIAFVWCYKVGEWKHKKTKIRVCSNGYNEYSFFRYGLIEIKKILNNPMTSETKFDQKIKVLSME comes from the coding sequence ATGGCGAAAGCAAAGTATGCTTCTAGTGGTAAAGTTACAAAATTAGTTAGTGTTTTATCTTCTCATTTAAAAGGGTTTCATTTAGCCCGAGTTCAATTTATAGGTCTTTTTGTAATAGCTGTTATAAAGGTAGGTCTAGGAGGTTTAATTCAAATTGCAACTGCGTTTGAAAGGAATGTAGAATACAGTTCTTCTTTACGTCGTATAGAACGCTTTTTAAATTATTATGAGCTTGATTTTCAAGCAATTACTAATTTGATTATTTCCTTAGAAGGCATTGAACAATGGGAAAATATCGTACTGTGTTTGGATAGAACGAATTGGAAAGTTGGAAAAGAGCATATTAATATTTTGCTTCTCTCAGCAGCTCATAAAGGGGTATCTATTCCTCTTTGTTGGTCTGTACTTTCGAGGACAGGAAATTCAGCTACTCAACAACGAATTGATTTGATAGAAGATTTCTTAAATCAATTTCCTAATTTATCTATTACTGCTCTTGTAGCAGATAGAGAGTTTATAGGTAAAAAATGGTTTTTCTATTTAGCTACAAAAAAATTTGATTTTGTAATGCGTATAAAATCTAACTTTAAAGCTACTAGAAAAGGGAAAACAAAGTCTATTGTAGCATGGTGTAGAGGGCTTTCGATTTCAGAAACCTATCAACTAGATGGAACATTTGTAGTCAATGAAGCAGAGGTATATTTATCTGTAAGTCGAACACAAAAAGGATATATTTATTTAGCATCACCTGTTTTATTGGATAATATTTTTGAAATTTATAAACAACGTTGGGAAATCGAAACGTTGTTTAAAGCACTAAAATCACAAGGTTTTAACTTAGAAAATACAAAATTAACAGAACCAAATAAAATAGCTAAATTAATTGCTTTGTGTTCCATTGCCTTTGTTTGGTGTTACAAAGTAGGAGAATGGAAACATAAAAAAACAAAAATAAGAGTCTGTTCAAATGGATATAATGAATACTCTTTTTTCAGATATGGATTAATAGAAATTAAAAAAATACTCAATAATCCAATGACTAGTGAAACTAAATTTGATCAAAAAATTAAAGTTTTGTCAATGGAGTAA
- a CDS encoding 3-hydroxybutyryl-CoA dehydrogenase has protein sequence MNHIAVIGAGTMGNGIAHVFAQNNHQVSFIDISENALTKGLNTIGKNLDRQVKKGVLSEEEKIATLKRIKTFTKVEEGVKGVDLVVEAATENMEIKLKIFENLDKVCDEKTILATNTSSISITRIAGATQRPEKVIGMHFMNPVPVMKLVEVIRGYSTSDEITNRIMEMSKNLGKIPVEVSDYPGFVSNRILMPMINEAIYALYEGVAGVEEIDTVMKLGMSHPMGPLQLADFIGLDVCRSILEVLFEGFGNPKYAPCPLLVNMVNAGHKGAKSGNGFYDWSNGMKDLKVAKRFEKKSNKTSQEA, from the coding sequence ATGAATCATATCGCAGTCATCGGTGCAGGAACTATGGGAAACGGAATTGCTCACGTTTTTGCTCAAAATAATCATCAAGTATCTTTTATTGATATTTCTGAAAATGCCCTTACAAAAGGCTTGAATACAATAGGCAAAAACCTTGACCGTCAGGTAAAAAAAGGTGTTTTGTCAGAAGAAGAAAAAATAGCTACACTCAAAAGAATAAAAACATTTACGAAAGTTGAGGAAGGCGTAAAAGGAGTAGATTTGGTAGTAGAAGCTGCTACTGAAAATATGGAAATTAAGCTCAAAATTTTTGAGAACCTAGATAAGGTTTGTGATGAAAAAACAATTTTGGCAACAAATACCTCCTCTATTTCTATTACTCGTATTGCTGGAGCTACCCAACGCCCAGAAAAAGTAATCGGAATGCACTTTATGAATCCTGTTCCTGTCATGAAACTTGTTGAGGTAATTCGTGGCTATTCTACGTCTGATGAAATCACAAACAGAATTATGGAAATGTCTAAAAATTTAGGCAAAATTCCTGTTGAAGTAAGTGATTATCCAGGATTTGTATCGAATCGTATTTTGATGCCAATGATTAATGAGGCAATTTATGCACTTTATGAAGGTGTTGCTGGTGTAGAAGAAATTGATACAGTAATGAAATTAGGAATGTCGCACCCAATGGGACCTTTACAGTTAGCTGATTTTATTGGTCTTGATGTATGTCGTTCTATTTTAGAAGTATTATTTGAAGGCTTCGGAAATCCAAAGTATGCTCCGTGTCCACTCTTAGTAAATATGGTAAATGCAGGACACAAAGGCGCAAAATCAGGTAATGGTTTTTATGATTGGTCAAATGGAATGAAAGATTTGAAAGTAGCAAAACGTTTTGAGAAGAAATCAAACAAAACTTCACAAGAAGCATAA